The genomic interval GGCCGAGGGGGCGGCGTTGGCCGCTGGGGCGGCCACCGCCACTGGGGTGGCCGGTTGCGGCCACTCCGTAGTAGACGACTGCCGCGGAGCGTCGGCAGCCGTTTGCGGCGTAGCACGAGGTGCCGTCGTCTGTTGCGGCAGTGTGTCATCGGCATTCCGGCGTGCAGCGGCATGGGTGGCCCGGCGCgcgcgccggcgacgcctgcgcgTGGCGGCAACCCGCGCGCTCTGCGTGGGTGTGGGGGTGGCCTCCCCCCCGGGCGAAGCCGGGGACGGCGCGGCCGGTTGCTTCGTCTCGCCCGCCGCCAGTTCCGAACGTCGGGCGGTGGCGGCTGATGGTCCGCCCTTGGTGGCGGCAGCAAAGCTGGTGGACGGGTGCACCTTACGAGAAGGAGCAGCCCCTCCGCTCCGATGGTTTCGGCCCCTTTTAAAGGCCGAACAGCCTCTGTAGCTGGCAACGTGCGCGCCgccgcagttgcagcacgtcggcttctcttccttggcaagcccgcaagacttgctctcgtgctgttccgcgcacttgacgcagcggggcaacttagagcagtagcgggagacatggtcgagcctctggcaggaaaagcactgggccctcttgcctttggctcggagaggttccaccgcgaccctgacccggccgactcgctgcacctggaaaatcttccgattttccaggttgtcgacGAGGACAACCTGGTACAGTGGCATGTCGCGGTGCGTGCGCGGGGACTTCATCAGTCCGGTGGACCGGACGCCGAAGCCCATGTCCTCGAGTTCTTCTCTAAGATAGTCCGCCCCAAACTTGAGGGGAAGGTGGCGgaacaccaccttcagaagtttgagcGGCTCAGAGGGGTGCGTGTAGCACGGGAGGCCATCTCTGGAGATGGTGTCCATCACCGCGCGGTACTCCTCGTTGGAGGACACTGTGACCTTGTAGAGGTCACGGCCAGCAGTCTTGACAGTGGCGGTCGTGGCCACCCTGTCTAGTTTTTGCTGGAACTCCTTGTACCCGCCCGCCCATTGGATGACGATTGGCGGGGGCTTCTTTTGGGCCGACACAGGAGGCGCGGCGCCATCTTCCATCGCGTCCACGCTGGCCCCCGCGAACGCGTTGGTGGTCGGCAGCGGCGTCGGTTGCTGCAGCGCAGCAGCCCTGGCAGTGTGCCTCCTGGGAGGGGCGACAAAACCATCCTCATCCGGCTGCCGGGAGGTGGCAGGTGGACGAGTGGGCCGCCCCGTCTTCGTCGGTCTCGGCGAGGCGGCGCTCGCGGAGGAGCCCGCGATAGTCGTCCCAGACTCCGTGGTGGAAGGGCGGGAAGCCCTCGAGGCCTTCTTCCGCGGCCTCGCTGCGTCAGCCGTCTGAGAGGGAGTGTCGGAGTCGTGATGCGTCATAGCCCGGCGCTTTCTGGGCGCACGGGCAGCGTCAGAGTCAGTGTCACGGCGCTCTGACTCGGCAATCGCCTCAGCCATATTTGCGTCAGGCAGGTCGATATCCTCCATCTCGGCAGCCCCAGCTAGCGTAGCCGCGGGCTCTTCTTGTGTCTTGGGGACCAGGGGTGCAGCCGGGGGCACATCGACCTCTTCAGTGGTCGAGGCCAGCGGCGCAACTCCCGCCGAGGCCGCCACCGCCGGGACCGCAGACTCGCGCGATTCGACCGGCGGGGCTCTCGGTGGCACACCCGACACTTGCCGCCTCGTGTACGGCAGAGTGGCACCCTTCCGAATGTTACAAAAGGCGAGTATAGTCGCCTCGTCGTCCTTTCGACCCGGGTAGGAACCCCCATGGGCGAGTTTGTTCATAAGAATGAACACTCGATTACGAGAGAGCACATCAGAATCCGAAGAGTCAGTCCTGTCGTGGTCAGTTGTCGtaagccggttcgtcataagtggggggccggatggggccgccaccgGGATCAGCTCAGTCGCCTGAGCTGTCCCCgacggacggcgatccgccacaccctttgcAGGTAAAGCAACCTCTCTCAACGACATCTCGAACTGCACTCGTGGAGAGCGTGCGTGCGTCGTGCGTTGGAACTCCGCTTTAGGCTTGTAACTTTAGCGTACATCTGAGTTTCAGAAGGGATTTCCTTCAAGTTTTGACCTTACTATTAGAGTCAAGTGCAGACCGATAGATCTGTTTTTGATCTTCTTGCACATATCTGACAGTGAAAATttactaattaatttattttacactactctaaacaatgtttttcagtaaAAGCAACACACAATTGCATAGTTGGATCTGTGAAGACTCTTGCGACTCTTTGTGAAACATGTTATGTAAAATGTCGATAACCTTTTCTTTACGACGAATTATCTCCATGTTAAAGTCTGCAGAAGACTGTTGCAAACAAACCGAAACAAATTGAGGTTTACTCTGCACTCTGCTGATCAGCATTAGTTTGGTGACTGATCAAAACTGTTCAGCTCTCATTCGTCAAAGGACGGTATAGTTAGTACGGGAATCCAGAACTGCTGCATTCGGTTGAGGTTTCTCTTGTAATTTCCAGaacgaaattataattatatattaataaCTTCAGCTCCTGACGGaccttgatatatatcaacgggggtaggtgaaaatgtgtgccccgaccgggactcaaacccgggatctcctgcttacatcgtaaacgctctatccatctgagccaccgagggcaaa from Schistocerca gregaria isolate iqSchGreg1 chromosome 6, iqSchGreg1.2, whole genome shotgun sequence carries:
- the LOC126278895 gene encoding anti-sigma-I factor RsgI2-like; its protein translation is MSLREVALPAKGVADRRPSGTAQATELIPVAAPSGPPLMTNRLTTTDHDRTDSSDSDVLSRNRVFILMNKLAHGGSYPGRKDDEATILAFCNIRKGATLPYTRRQVSGVPPRAPPVESRESAVPAVAASAGVAPLASTTEEVDVPPAAPLVPKTQEEPAATLAGAAEMEDIDLPDANMAEAIAESERRDTDSDAARAPRKRRAMTHHDSDTPSQTADAARPRKKASRASRPSTTESGTTIAGSSASAASPRPTKTGRPTRPPATSRQPDEDGFVAPPRRHTARAAALQQPTPLPTTNAFAGASVDAMEDGAAPPVSAQKKPPPIVIQWAGGYKEFQQKLDRVATTATVKTAGRDLYKVTVSSNEEYRAVMDTISRDGLPNGSINSIDE